In a single window of the Oscarella lobularis chromosome 4, ooOscLobu1.1, whole genome shotgun sequence genome:
- the LOC136185919 gene encoding rap guanine nucleotide exchange factor 1-like isoform X2: MAEQNGGGVHSKGSSTLKQKIKKRLGSSPTVARKGSNVSDLNSVDVGGATGRRLIKVKHPDRRELETSEKSVNAAVQYMNIYCAQEQELDINQIPVLTEAIVSEVKKLLDVAESLTRDSTTGSMDQRQNLLLALARLVSWADKCYMSEDRSSTSTDPSSYLGKLSTAVKELVRIVETIHNGKGRNDSSGDSTPTSTMALRDRTRHRSVPVISGIPLRSPERATPPSPMPPACMTGSYSAENVSESELYRRIPISGSEGHLSVLTESQRSMVPQAVSLANQYPAGSVTPPPVSRFNRRHHQTSPLAKRKSDSAFRFSTDSEVDESPSETTSLTLSSHVAEDDEPEDKPPLPPKKRNSLGYAVVPFETQTSTTSAPPDFMPAYADERVKLQHGLGVGDPPPALRKRYTTGVLPDVSSAAFRRQQQHADSIPKGPMKATHLMGGGSAAAAAAAASAAGPAIPNGFAAATNFGSFQENLTRQIESSSYTPPLVVAAVPAPDQLPPKKPPKTPRPLSCQDPSSDRSTTPSEARSSFVSDISSPPLSLALLPESPPPKPSRTPTGRPQKPPRPSTPVLVVDEPPPLPVKQKQAVREYNALFGPYEGADDEYNRPLIISRPDVRYDVVKQQIAYGSDAVPTPMLQSGRNRSETVAGDVLPPLPEKQSRKKRSRALSCEQDGPIELELELEEDTRLRSRRSRSDPSILETTPSSEDVRTSDGSDLGVPDNPIYSQNVKDLLLFNEEDGGGASLKGGTVDALIAYAAAASASGPDRLYYEAFLMTYRTFVSSETVVEKLLERHDYFLRKRDPVVCHHTLSVLMRVVDDLRGAVNKALLSRLVDVVYRLICDGELKLATVLRRSLIQKWKNLHEPRVSPMGYLTTKPDPNARQKKLQDLKSRQIAEQMSLLDFKFFQNIETPEMLAWAEEQNEEKNPTLTAFTEHFNNVSSWCRTKLIESSDAKDRDKVAHKLIKVMKHLREMNNFNSYLAILSAFDAAAISRLEWSDEVDKGLTEPRALIDNKASFKAYRTALREAKMPCIPYIGMFLQDLTFIHLGNPGSVNNDKSSVNFNKRWRQFTVLEKIRKCQQSEYPFQRDEVIVRVFNGFRPYLGEEQLYQRSLKIKPRDF; encoded by the exons ATGGCCGAGCAGAACGGCGGAGGCG TTCACTCGAAaggatcgtcgacgctgaAGCAAAA GATTAAGAAGAGACTCGGTTCGTCTCCAACCGTCGCTCGCAAAGGCTCCAACGTCAGCGATCTTAATTCGGTTGACGTTGGCGGCGCCACCGGACGACGATTGATCAAAGTGAAG CATCCGGATCGTCGCGAATTGGAGACGAGCGAGAAGTCGGTCAATGCAGCCGTTCAATATATGAACA TCTATTGTGCCCAGGAGCAGGAATTGGATATCAATCAGATACCCGTGCTCACAGAAGCGATTGTCAGCGAAGTGAAGaaacttctcgacgtcgccgagagTCTGACGCGCGATTCCAC GACCGGTTCAATGGATCAGCGACaaaatcttcttctcgcGCTCGCACGACTCGTCTCGTGGGCGGACAAATGCTACATGAGCGAGGATCGTTCGAGCACGTCGACGGATCCGTCGTCGTACTTGGGCAAGCTCTCGACGGCCGTCAAA GAACTGGTCAggatcgtcgaaacgattcacAACGGCAAAGGGCGAAATGACAGCAGCGgcgattcgacgccgacgtcgacgatggcTCTGCGCGATCGTACGCGACACCGATCCGTGCCCGTCATCAGTGGTATTCCTCTGCGATCGCCCGAGAGAGCGactccgccgtcgccgatgcCGCCGGCTTGCATGACGGGATCCTATTCGGCGGAAAATGTCTCTGAAAGCGAGCTCTATCGGCGAATTCCTATTAGCGGCAGCGAGGGTCACTTGTCCGTTTTGACGGAGAGTCAGCGTTCGATGGTTCCGCAAGCCGTTTCGTTGGCGAACCAGTATCCTGCCGGGAGTgtgacgccgccgcctgtAAGTCGTTTCAATCGGCGGCACCATCAGACGAGTCCGCTTGCAAAGCGAAAAAGCGACTCGGCTTTTCGATTCAGCACGGATAGTGAGGTAGACGAATCGCcaagcgaaacgacgtcactcACACTCAG TTCTCACGTtgctgaagacgacgaaccggAAGACAAGCCTCCACTGCCgcctaagaaaagaaacagtcTTGGCTATGCCGTCGTTCCCTTCGAAACGCAGACGTCAACAACGTCGGCACCTCCGGATTTCATGCCCGCTTACGCCGACGAACGAGTGAAGCTTCAGCACGgtctcggcgtcggcgatccTCCTCCGGCCTTACGAAAGCGATACACCACCGGCGTTCTTCCGGATGTCTCCTCTGCCGCCTTTCGACGTCAACAGCAGCACGCGGATTCCATTCCCAAGGGCCCCATGAAGGCTACGCATTTGATGGGTGGTggctcggcggcggcggcggcagcggccgCCTCCGCTGCGGGGCCCGCCATTCCAAACGGTTTTGCtgcggcgacgaatttcggCAGTTTTCAAGAGAATCTGACGCGTCAAATTGAATCGTCGTCCTATAcgccgccgctcgtcgtcgccgcggtGCCGGCTCCCGATCAACTTCCGCCGAAAAAGCCGCCGAAAACGCCTCGACCGCTATCCTGTCAGGATCCGTCGTCCGATCGGTCGACGACTCCAAGCGAAGCCCGATCCAGCTTCGTATCCGACATATCGAGTCCGCCTTTGTCGCTCGCTTTGCTACCCGAGTCGCCTCCGCCGAAACCGTCGCGCACGCCGACTGGACGTCCTCAGAAACCGCCGCGTCCGTCAACTCCGGTTCTTGTGGTCGAcgaaccgccgccgcttcccgTGAAGCAGAAGCAAGCCGTTCGCGAGTATAATGCTCTCTTTGGACCGTACGAaggcgccgacgacgagtacAATCGTCCTCTCATCATCAGTCGTCCCGATGTTCGGTATGACGTCGTGAAACAACAAATTGCTTATGGGAGCGACGCCGTGCCAACGCCAATGCTCCAAAGCGGTCGTAATCGAAGCGAGACTGTTGCCGGAGACGTGTTGCCTCCTCTGCCGGAAAAGCAGAGTCGGAAG AAACGAAGTCGAGCCTTATCATGTGAACAGGACGGTCCCATTGAACTGGAACTGGAACTG GAAGAGGACACTCGTTTGAGATCAAGAAGATCTAGAAGCGATCCTAGTATTTTGGAAACAACACCAAG CTCCGAAGACGTGCGCACGTCAGACGGAAGCGATTTAGGCGTGCCCGACAACCCTATCTATTCGCAGAACGTTAAAGATCTGCTACTGTTCAACGAAGAG GATGGAGGCGGAGCGAGTCTGAAGGGCGGCACCGTCGACGCGCTGATCGCCTACGCGGCCGCTGCAAGTGCTTCAGGGCCAG atcGGTTATACTACGAAGCGTTTTTGATGACATATCGAACGTTTGTGTCGTCTGAAACTGTAGTCGAGAAGTTATTGGAGCG ACACGATTACTTTCTACGAAAACGCGATCCGGTCGTTTGTCATCACACGCTAAGCGTTCTGATGCGCGTCGTAGACGATTTGAG AGGTGCAGTGAACAAGGCTCTACTAAGTCGACTTGTTGACGTCGTCTATCGACTCATTTGCGACGGGGAACTCAAACTGGCGACTGTCCTTCGACGAAGTTTGATACAGAAG TGGAAAAATTTGCATGAACCTCGCGTTTCACCTATGGGTTATCTTACAACAAAGCCTGATCCTAATGCAAG GCAGAAAAAACTGCAGGATCTCAAAAGTCGACAGATTGCTGAGCAGATGTCCCTTTTggatttcaaattttttcagAATATTGAG ACGCCCGAAATGCTGGCGTGGGCAGAAGAGCAGAACGAGGAAAAGAATCCCACTCTGACAGCTTTTACAGAACACTTCAATAACGTCAGCAGCTG GTGCCGCACCAAGTTAATTGAAAGTTCGGACGCGAAGGATAGAGACAAAGTAGCTCATAAACTTATTAAAGTAATGAAG cACCTGAGAGAAATGAATAATTTTAACTCCTACTTGGCGATCTTGTCAGCGTTTGACGCTGCCGCCATCAGTCGTCTAGAGTGGTCTGACGAAGTCGATAAG GGTTTGACCGAACCGCGCGCTTTGATAGACAACAAAGCGTCATTTAAGGCATATCGGACGGCTTTAAGAGAGGCCAAGATGCCGTGCATTCCTTATAT tgGTATGTTCCTGCAAGATCTCACCTTTATTCATCTTGGTAATCCCGGCTCCGTGAACAATGACAAGTCAAGCGTGAATTTCAATAAGCGCTGGAGACAGTTTACCGTATTGGAAAAGATTCGCAAGTGTCAACAATC GGAATATCCTTTTCAGCGAGATGAGGTTATAGTTCGAGTGTTCAATGGCTTTCGACCTTATTTGGGAGAAGAG CAACTGTATCAACGATCACTGAAAATCAAGCCGCGCGATTTTTAG
- the LOC136185919 gene encoding rap guanine nucleotide exchange factor 1-like isoform X1: MKERQSLISPIAVLPVPRDEFNGSGPSVESPITEPAERSRPDSGGGVRRSLSLRFHSKGSSTLKQKIKKRLGSSPTVARKGSNVSDLNSVDVGGATGRRLIKVKHPDRRELETSEKSVNAAVQYMNIYCAQEQELDINQIPVLTEAIVSEVKKLLDVAESLTRDSTTGSMDQRQNLLLALARLVSWADKCYMSEDRSSTSTDPSSYLGKLSTAVKELVRIVETIHNGKGRNDSSGDSTPTSTMALRDRTRHRSVPVISGIPLRSPERATPPSPMPPACMTGSYSAENVSESELYRRIPISGSEGHLSVLTESQRSMVPQAVSLANQYPAGSVTPPPVSRFNRRHHQTSPLAKRKSDSAFRFSTDSEVDESPSETTSLTLSSHVAEDDEPEDKPPLPPKKRNSLGYAVVPFETQTSTTSAPPDFMPAYADERVKLQHGLGVGDPPPALRKRYTTGVLPDVSSAAFRRQQQHADSIPKGPMKATHLMGGGSAAAAAAAASAAGPAIPNGFAAATNFGSFQENLTRQIESSSYTPPLVVAAVPAPDQLPPKKPPKTPRPLSCQDPSSDRSTTPSEARSSFVSDISSPPLSLALLPESPPPKPSRTPTGRPQKPPRPSTPVLVVDEPPPLPVKQKQAVREYNALFGPYEGADDEYNRPLIISRPDVRYDVVKQQIAYGSDAVPTPMLQSGRNRSETVAGDVLPPLPEKQSRKKRSRALSCEQDGPIELELELEEDTRLRSRRSRSDPSILETTPSSEDVRTSDGSDLGVPDNPIYSQNVKDLLLFNEEDGGGASLKGGTVDALIAYAAAASASGPDRLYYEAFLMTYRTFVSSETVVEKLLERHDYFLRKRDPVVCHHTLSVLMRVVDDLRGAVNKALLSRLVDVVYRLICDGELKLATVLRRSLIQKWKNLHEPRVSPMGYLTTKPDPNARQKKLQDLKSRQIAEQMSLLDFKFFQNIETPEMLAWAEEQNEEKNPTLTAFTEHFNNVSSWCRTKLIESSDAKDRDKVAHKLIKVMKHLREMNNFNSYLAILSAFDAAAISRLEWSDEVDKGLTEPRALIDNKASFKAYRTALREAKMPCIPYIGMFLQDLTFIHLGNPGSVNNDKSSVNFNKRWRQFTVLEKIRKCQQSEYPFQRDEVIVRVFNGFRPYLGEEQLYQRSLKIKPRDF; this comes from the exons atgaaagaacgCCAAAGTCTCATAAGTCCCATCGCCGTTTTACCCGTTCCTCGCGACGAATTCAACGGGAGCGGCCCCAGCGTCGAAAGTCCCATCACCGAACCGGCGGAACGTTCGCGTCCCgatagcggcggcggcgtgcgAAGAAGCCTATCGCTTCGAT TTCACTCGAAaggatcgtcgacgctgaAGCAAAA GATTAAGAAGAGACTCGGTTCGTCTCCAACCGTCGCTCGCAAAGGCTCCAACGTCAGCGATCTTAATTCGGTTGACGTTGGCGGCGCCACCGGACGACGATTGATCAAAGTGAAG CATCCGGATCGTCGCGAATTGGAGACGAGCGAGAAGTCGGTCAATGCAGCCGTTCAATATATGAACA TCTATTGTGCCCAGGAGCAGGAATTGGATATCAATCAGATACCCGTGCTCACAGAAGCGATTGTCAGCGAAGTGAAGaaacttctcgacgtcgccgagagTCTGACGCGCGATTCCAC GACCGGTTCAATGGATCAGCGACaaaatcttcttctcgcGCTCGCACGACTCGTCTCGTGGGCGGACAAATGCTACATGAGCGAGGATCGTTCGAGCACGTCGACGGATCCGTCGTCGTACTTGGGCAAGCTCTCGACGGCCGTCAAA GAACTGGTCAggatcgtcgaaacgattcacAACGGCAAAGGGCGAAATGACAGCAGCGgcgattcgacgccgacgtcgacgatggcTCTGCGCGATCGTACGCGACACCGATCCGTGCCCGTCATCAGTGGTATTCCTCTGCGATCGCCCGAGAGAGCGactccgccgtcgccgatgcCGCCGGCTTGCATGACGGGATCCTATTCGGCGGAAAATGTCTCTGAAAGCGAGCTCTATCGGCGAATTCCTATTAGCGGCAGCGAGGGTCACTTGTCCGTTTTGACGGAGAGTCAGCGTTCGATGGTTCCGCAAGCCGTTTCGTTGGCGAACCAGTATCCTGCCGGGAGTgtgacgccgccgcctgtAAGTCGTTTCAATCGGCGGCACCATCAGACGAGTCCGCTTGCAAAGCGAAAAAGCGACTCGGCTTTTCGATTCAGCACGGATAGTGAGGTAGACGAATCGCcaagcgaaacgacgtcactcACACTCAG TTCTCACGTtgctgaagacgacgaaccggAAGACAAGCCTCCACTGCCgcctaagaaaagaaacagtcTTGGCTATGCCGTCGTTCCCTTCGAAACGCAGACGTCAACAACGTCGGCACCTCCGGATTTCATGCCCGCTTACGCCGACGAACGAGTGAAGCTTCAGCACGgtctcggcgtcggcgatccTCCTCCGGCCTTACGAAAGCGATACACCACCGGCGTTCTTCCGGATGTCTCCTCTGCCGCCTTTCGACGTCAACAGCAGCACGCGGATTCCATTCCCAAGGGCCCCATGAAGGCTACGCATTTGATGGGTGGTggctcggcggcggcggcggcagcggccgCCTCCGCTGCGGGGCCCGCCATTCCAAACGGTTTTGCtgcggcgacgaatttcggCAGTTTTCAAGAGAATCTGACGCGTCAAATTGAATCGTCGTCCTATAcgccgccgctcgtcgtcgccgcggtGCCGGCTCCCGATCAACTTCCGCCGAAAAAGCCGCCGAAAACGCCTCGACCGCTATCCTGTCAGGATCCGTCGTCCGATCGGTCGACGACTCCAAGCGAAGCCCGATCCAGCTTCGTATCCGACATATCGAGTCCGCCTTTGTCGCTCGCTTTGCTACCCGAGTCGCCTCCGCCGAAACCGTCGCGCACGCCGACTGGACGTCCTCAGAAACCGCCGCGTCCGTCAACTCCGGTTCTTGTGGTCGAcgaaccgccgccgcttcccgTGAAGCAGAAGCAAGCCGTTCGCGAGTATAATGCTCTCTTTGGACCGTACGAaggcgccgacgacgagtacAATCGTCCTCTCATCATCAGTCGTCCCGATGTTCGGTATGACGTCGTGAAACAACAAATTGCTTATGGGAGCGACGCCGTGCCAACGCCAATGCTCCAAAGCGGTCGTAATCGAAGCGAGACTGTTGCCGGAGACGTGTTGCCTCCTCTGCCGGAAAAGCAGAGTCGGAAG AAACGAAGTCGAGCCTTATCATGTGAACAGGACGGTCCCATTGAACTGGAACTGGAACTG GAAGAGGACACTCGTTTGAGATCAAGAAGATCTAGAAGCGATCCTAGTATTTTGGAAACAACACCAAG CTCCGAAGACGTGCGCACGTCAGACGGAAGCGATTTAGGCGTGCCCGACAACCCTATCTATTCGCAGAACGTTAAAGATCTGCTACTGTTCAACGAAGAG GATGGAGGCGGAGCGAGTCTGAAGGGCGGCACCGTCGACGCGCTGATCGCCTACGCGGCCGCTGCAAGTGCTTCAGGGCCAG atcGGTTATACTACGAAGCGTTTTTGATGACATATCGAACGTTTGTGTCGTCTGAAACTGTAGTCGAGAAGTTATTGGAGCG ACACGATTACTTTCTACGAAAACGCGATCCGGTCGTTTGTCATCACACGCTAAGCGTTCTGATGCGCGTCGTAGACGATTTGAG AGGTGCAGTGAACAAGGCTCTACTAAGTCGACTTGTTGACGTCGTCTATCGACTCATTTGCGACGGGGAACTCAAACTGGCGACTGTCCTTCGACGAAGTTTGATACAGAAG TGGAAAAATTTGCATGAACCTCGCGTTTCACCTATGGGTTATCTTACAACAAAGCCTGATCCTAATGCAAG GCAGAAAAAACTGCAGGATCTCAAAAGTCGACAGATTGCTGAGCAGATGTCCCTTTTggatttcaaattttttcagAATATTGAG ACGCCCGAAATGCTGGCGTGGGCAGAAGAGCAGAACGAGGAAAAGAATCCCACTCTGACAGCTTTTACAGAACACTTCAATAACGTCAGCAGCTG GTGCCGCACCAAGTTAATTGAAAGTTCGGACGCGAAGGATAGAGACAAAGTAGCTCATAAACTTATTAAAGTAATGAAG cACCTGAGAGAAATGAATAATTTTAACTCCTACTTGGCGATCTTGTCAGCGTTTGACGCTGCCGCCATCAGTCGTCTAGAGTGGTCTGACGAAGTCGATAAG GGTTTGACCGAACCGCGCGCTTTGATAGACAACAAAGCGTCATTTAAGGCATATCGGACGGCTTTAAGAGAGGCCAAGATGCCGTGCATTCCTTATAT tgGTATGTTCCTGCAAGATCTCACCTTTATTCATCTTGGTAATCCCGGCTCCGTGAACAATGACAAGTCAAGCGTGAATTTCAATAAGCGCTGGAGACAGTTTACCGTATTGGAAAAGATTCGCAAGTGTCAACAATC GGAATATCCTTTTCAGCGAGATGAGGTTATAGTTCGAGTGTTCAATGGCTTTCGACCTTATTTGGGAGAAGAG CAACTGTATCAACGATCACTGAAAATCAAGCCGCGCGATTTTTAG
- the LOC136185926 gene encoding dynamin-1-like — MSGNRGMEDLIPIVNKLQDAFSQLGFSSPIDLPQIAVVGGQSAGKSSVLENFVGRDFLPRGSGIVTRRPLVLQLNHSRSEYAEFLHCKGKKFTDFTAVRREIEEETDRETGSNKGISSIPINLRVYSPHVLNLTLIDLPGMTKVPVGDQPADIEHQIREMLMQFVKKPNCLVLAVSPANSDLANSDALKLAREVDPQGLRTIGVITKLDLMDEGTDARDILENRLLPLRRGYIGVVNRSQADIDGKKDIKAAMDGERRFFLSHPSYRHMAEKMGTPFLQKVLNQQLTNHIRDTLPSLRSKLQNQLASLEKDVEQFRNFRPDDPSMKTKAMMQMVQTFGVDFDKQIEGTGDQIDTKELSIGAKINRVFHERFPYELVKMEFDEKELRREISYAIKNLHGIRVGLFTPDMAFEVIVKRQIDKLKVPAVKCVDMVMTEMTSVIKSCAEKMARFPRLRDETERILTNLAREREQKTKDQVNLLIDFQLSYMNTNHPDFIGFANASSSGKSGGKQKNKSAVGNQVIRKGWLTTTTTGMLGRAKEYWFVLSADALAWFKDEQEHDQKYLLKLDNCKLKETESSLISFAKKFTFAIFNPNAKYVFKDNKHLDLSCDRLEDCDSWKAAFLRAGVYPEKGDDDESGTSGEIGTLDPQLERQVETIRNLVDSYMGITSKIIGDQVPKVIMHMLVLTVKDCIATELLPRLYSETNQDDLMEESKAEAQRREEMLRMYHSSREALQIISEINTKTVSTPVPPPIDTDQDFAVSTPTRPALSAPRPRAAPPRPGSSRPAAPPRPGAPDKPVPDRPHAPERAMPNVPRRPGPAAPARPSVPKRPN, encoded by the exons ATGTCGGGCAATCGTGGCATGGAAGACTTGATTCCGATCGTGAACAAACTCCAAGATGCCTTCTCGCAACTCGGATTCAGTTCGCCGATCGATTTACCACAAATTGCCGTCGTTGGCGGCCAGAGCGCCGGAAAGAGCTCCGTACTCGAGAATTTCGTGGGAAG GGATTTTCTGCCTCGGGGATCCGGAATCGTCACAAGACGGCCTCTCGTTCTTCAGCTCAATCATTCGCGATCCG AGTACGCGGAATTTTTGCACTGCAAAGGGAAGAAGTTCACCGATTTTACGGCCGTTCgaagagaaatcgaagaggaGACGGATCGCGAAACGGGATCGAATAAGGGAATATCTTCGATTCCTATCAACCTTCGCGTCTATTCGCCTCACG TGCTCAATCTCACTCTTATCGATTTGCCGGGCATGACCAAAGTTCCCGTCGGCGATCAGCCGGCCGACATCGAGCATCAAATTCGCGAAATGTTGATGCAGTTTGTGAAGAAACCCAACTGCTTGGTACTCGCCGTGTCGCCGGCCAATTCTGACTTGGCAAATTCCGATGCGTTGAAACTGGCGAGAGAAGTCGATCCACAGG GTCTGAGAACTATTGGTGTCATAACCAAGTTGGATTTGATGGACGAAGGCACAGATGCAAGAGACATTCTCGAGAACAGGCTTCTTCCACTCAGAAGGG GCTACATTGGCGTTGTGAACCGAAGCCAGGCGGATATCGACGGGAAGAAAGACATCAAGGCGGCAATGGATGGagagagacgattttttctgaGCCACCCATCCTACAG GCACATGGCTGAGAAGATGGGGACTCCTTTTCTGCAGAAAGTTCTCAATCAG CAATTGACTAACCACATCCGCGACACGCTGCCGTCGTTGCGAAGCAAACTTCAAAATCAACTAGCCAGCCTAGAAAAAGACGTAGAGCAATTCAGAAATTTTCGTCCTGACGATCCGTCAATGAAAACCAAAGCAATGATGCA AATGGTTCAGACGTTCGGTGTTGACTTTGACAAGCAGATAGAAGGCACCGGTGATCAAATTGACACCAAAGAACTGTCAATCGGCGCCAAGATAAACCGCGTTTTTCACGAACGATTTCCTTATGAATTAGTGAAG ATGGAATTTGATGAGAAAGAACTCCGTCGAGAAATCAGCTATGCTATTAAAAATCTTCACGGAATTCG GGTGGGGTTGTTTACTCCTGACATGGCCTTTGAGGTTATCGTGAAGCGTCAGATCGATAAGCTCAAGGTTCCTGCCGTGAAATGCGTCGACATGGTCATgacggaaatgacgtcagtcaTAAAGAGTTGCGCAGAAAAA ATGGCAAGGTTTCCGCGTCTTCGTGACGAGACGGAGAGAATATTGACCAATCTTgctcgagaaagagaacagaaaacgaaagatcAG GTGAATcttcttattgattttcaacTTTCGTACATGAATACAAATCATCCTGACTTTATTGGATTTGCAAA TGCTTCGAGTAGTGGAAAATCAGGAGGCAAGCAGAAGAACAAGTCAGCAGTCGGAAACCAGGTAATTCGAAAAGGCTGGCTgacaacaacgacgacaggAATGCTGGGCAGAGCAAAGGAATATTGGTTTGTTTTGTCAG CGGACGCCCTTGCTTGGTTCAAAGACGAGCAAGAGCATGACCAGAAATATTTGCTCAAGCTCGATAACTGCAAATTGAAGGAGACGGAGTCGTCTTTGATTAGCTTTGCCAAAAAATTCACTTTTGCAATTTTTAACCCGAATGCAAA ATATGTCTTTAAAGACAACAAACATTTGGATTTGTCCTGCGATCGGCTGGAGGACTGCGACAGTTGGAAAGCAGCGTTTCTTCGTGCCGGCGTTTATCCAGAAAAgggagacgacgatgaaagtGGC ACGTCTGGGGAAATTGGTACTCTCGATCCCCAACTCGAACGTCAAGTCGAAACGATCCGcaatctcgtcgattcgtacATGGGAATCACCAGCAAAATCATTGGCGATCAAGTGCCAAAGGTCATCATGCATATGCTGGTTCTTACCGTAAAGGACTGCATCGCCACCGAACTCCTTCCGCGTCTCTATTCCGAAACAAATCAAGACGATCTGATGGAAGAGAGCAAAGCAGAAGCGCAGCGTCGCGAGGAGATGCTTCGCATGTACCACAGCTCGAGAGAAGCACTTCAAATCATCAGTGAAATCAACACGAAAACCGTTTCAACGCCCGTTCCACCGCCTATTGATACGGACCAGGATTTCGCCGTTTCTACGCCGACGCGACCCGCGTTGTCTGCGCCTCGACCTCGTGCTGCGCCGCCTCGACCCGGAAGCTCTCGTCCAGCGGCACCACCGAGGCCGGGAGCTCCGGACAAGCCGGTTCCAGATCGGCCCCATGCTCCAGAACGAGCCATGCCCAACGTGCCGAG GAGGCCTGGTCCTGCCGCTCCAGCTCGTCCGAGTGTTCCAAAGCGTCCAAATTAG